One genomic window of Arachis hypogaea cultivar Tifrunner chromosome 8, arahy.Tifrunner.gnm2.J5K5, whole genome shotgun sequence includes the following:
- the LOC112706245 gene encoding mechanosensitive ion channel protein 2, chloroplastic isoform X2, with protein sequence MMAYTGSMQLPREIRLHSNSGICSFHNKQNSSARHLFNKVHAPIRHVSSRCKVFICRSVLIPGGGSGTPLMKSAAVFLTRSQETFSGNPVLLRLIPALGIIAFAVCGLEPLIRLGRVLILQRTDSTWKKSSSRYIVTSYFQPLLLWTGAMLICRALDPLVLPSEASQAVKQRLLNFVRSLSTVISFAYCLSSFIQQAQKFFLEANDSSDSRNVGFDFAGKAVYTAVWVAAVSLFMELLGFSTQRWLTAGGLGTVLLTLAGREIFTNFLSSIMIHATRPFIMNEWIQTKIEGYEVSGTVEHVGWWSPTIVRGDDREAVHIPNHKFTVNVVRNLTQKSHWRIKSYIAISHLDVNKINNIVADMRKVLAKNPQVEQQKLHRRVFLENVNPENQALMILISCFVKTSHFEEYLCVKEAILLDLLRVVTHHRARLATPIRTVQKIYSEADSENIPFGDTIFTRSRAAGNRPYLLIEPPYKVNGEDKPKPSARSTRPNEEKDAKVDETLMSDPKGDENSVVTSTTSPGVSSKDKSKTASEAQSQNLGSNGSVEKTSKTLQPKKENANAGKGATVPLSKNLAQSAVPETSPVTSHESSKGDTTSASPSPMKQDEEKSAVSSPSIRPSLEDNILLGVALEGSKRTLPIEEEMTPLPIPGESQEFAVQRNGSGPPATKDKKDPKQND encoded by the exons ATGATGGCCTACACAGGTTCAATGCAGTTGCCTCGTGAAATTAGGCTACACAGTAATAGTGGGATCTGTAGTTTCCATAAT AAGCAGAATTCTTCAGCACGCCATCTTTTCAATAAAGTACACGCCCCAATAAGACATGTGTCTTCCAGATGTAAAGTTTTCATATGTAGGTCTGTCCTAATACCAGGTGGAGGGAGTGGGACTCCACTCATGAAATCTGCTGCTGTATTTTTAACAAG GTCGCAGGAGACTTTTAGTGGGAACCCTGTTTTGCTTCGATTGATCCCAGCACTTGGTATCATTGCCTTTGCTGTTTGTGGCCTTGAACCACTCATACGTCTTGGCAGAGTTCTTATTCTTCAA AGAACTGACAGTACTTGGAAGAAAAGTAGCTCCAGATATATCGTGACATCTTACTTCCAGCCTTTGCTATTGTGGACTGGGGCAATGCTCATATGCAG GGCACTAGATCCACTGGTCCTACCATCTGAGGCCAGCCAGGCTGTGAAGCAACGGCTGCTGAATTTTGTGAGATCTTTGTCAACAGTGATTTCATTTGCTTACTGTTTATCAAG CTTTATTCAACAAGCACAAAAATTCTTTTTGGAGGCAAATGACTCCAGTGATTCAAGAAAT GTGGGATTTGACTTTGCTGGGAAAGCTGTATATACTGCTGTATGGGTTGCTGCAGTGTCATTGTTCATGGAGTTGCTAGGTTTCTCCACACAGAGGTGGTTAACTGCTGGTGGTTTGGGCACAGTATTGCTCACTCTTGCAGGTCGCGAG ATATTCACAAACTTCCTGTCGAGTATAATGATCCATGCAACTCGGCCATTTATTATGAATGAGTGGATTCAAACAAAGATTGAAGGATATGAGGTTTCTGGTACAGTTGAG CATGTAGGATGGTGGTCACCAACAATTGTGAGAGGTGATGATCGGGAAGCAGTTCATATTCCCAATCATAAGTTCACTGTAAATGTTGTGAGAAATCTGACTCAGAAATCTCATTGGCGCATCAAGAGCTACATTGCTATCAGTCACTTGGATGTTAACAAAATTAAT AATATTGTAGCTGATATGCGGAAGGTTTTGGCAAAAAATCCTCAAGTAGAGCAACAAAAGTTGCATAGGAGGGTTTTTCTGGAGAATGTCAATCCGGAAAATCAGGCTCTTATG ATATTAATATCTTGCTTTGTGAAAACTTCACATTTTGAAGAGTACCTCTGTGTTAAG GAGGCAATTCTCTTGGATCTTCTTAGAGTTGTCACTCATCATCGAGCTCGGCTAGCCACTCCCATTCGTACAGTTCAGAAAATATACAGTGAGGCTGACTCGGAAAATATACCTTTTGGGGACACTATTTTCACTCGATCCAGAGCAGCAGGAAATCGCCCATACCTCCTTATAGAACCGCCATATAAAGTTAATGGTGAGGATAAACCTAAGCCTTCAGCTCGTTCGACTCGTCCAAATGAGGAAAAAGATGCCAAAGTTGATGAAACCTTGATGTCTGACCCCAAAGGAGATGAGAATTCAGTGGTGACATCAACCACCTCACCTGGTGTAAGCTCCAAGGATAAATCCAAGACAGCTTCTGAAGCCCAGAGTCAGAATCTGGGTTCTAATGGTTCAGTTGAGAAGACCTCCAAAACCTTGCAGCCCAAAAAGGAAAATGCAAATGCAGGAAAGGGAGCAACAGTTCCCCTATCGAAAAACCTTGCACAAAGTGCTGTGCCCGAAACTTCTCCGGTGACTTCACATGAGTCTAGCAAGGGAGACACAACTTCTGCTAGTCCTTCACCGATGAAGCAAGATGAAGAGAAATCTGCTGTGTCCTCACCTTCAATTAGGCCTTCTTTGGAAGATAATATCCTCCTTGGTGTTGCTCTCGAAGGTTCAAAACGAACTCTACCAATCGAGGAAGAAATGACTCCCCTTCCTATCCCTGGAGAGTCGCAAGAATTTGCTGTCCAAAGGAATGGGAGTGGACCTCCTGCTACCAAGGATAAGAAGGATCCTAAGCAGAATGATTAG
- the LOC112706245 gene encoding mechanosensitive ion channel protein 3, chloroplastic isoform X1, producing the protein MMAYTGSMQLPREIRLHSNSGICSFHNNPIGIGRLHLVTINISPRSWKQNSSARHLFNKVHAPIRHVSSRCKVFICRSVLIPGGGSGTPLMKSAAVFLTRSQETFSGNPVLLRLIPALGIIAFAVCGLEPLIRLGRVLILQRTDSTWKKSSSRYIVTSYFQPLLLWTGAMLICRALDPLVLPSEASQAVKQRLLNFVRSLSTVISFAYCLSSFIQQAQKFFLEANDSSDSRNVGFDFAGKAVYTAVWVAAVSLFMELLGFSTQRWLTAGGLGTVLLTLAGREIFTNFLSSIMIHATRPFIMNEWIQTKIEGYEVSGTVEHVGWWSPTIVRGDDREAVHIPNHKFTVNVVRNLTQKSHWRIKSYIAISHLDVNKINNIVADMRKVLAKNPQVEQQKLHRRVFLENVNPENQALMILISCFVKTSHFEEYLCVKEAILLDLLRVVTHHRARLATPIRTVQKIYSEADSENIPFGDTIFTRSRAAGNRPYLLIEPPYKVNGEDKPKPSARSTRPNEEKDAKVDETLMSDPKGDENSVVTSTTSPGVSSKDKSKTASEAQSQNLGSNGSVEKTSKTLQPKKENANAGKGATVPLSKNLAQSAVPETSPVTSHESSKGDTTSASPSPMKQDEEKSAVSSPSIRPSLEDNILLGVALEGSKRTLPIEEEMTPLPIPGESQEFAVQRNGSGPPATKDKKDPKQND; encoded by the exons ATGATGGCCTACACAGGTTCAATGCAGTTGCCTCGTGAAATTAGGCTACACAGTAATAGTGGGATCTGTAGTTTCCATAAT AATCCAATAGGTATTGGGCGATTACATTTGGTTACCATAAATATTTCACCACGCAGTTGG AAGCAGAATTCTTCAGCACGCCATCTTTTCAATAAAGTACACGCCCCAATAAGACATGTGTCTTCCAGATGTAAAGTTTTCATATGTAGGTCTGTCCTAATACCAGGTGGAGGGAGTGGGACTCCACTCATGAAATCTGCTGCTGTATTTTTAACAAG GTCGCAGGAGACTTTTAGTGGGAACCCTGTTTTGCTTCGATTGATCCCAGCACTTGGTATCATTGCCTTTGCTGTTTGTGGCCTTGAACCACTCATACGTCTTGGCAGAGTTCTTATTCTTCAA AGAACTGACAGTACTTGGAAGAAAAGTAGCTCCAGATATATCGTGACATCTTACTTCCAGCCTTTGCTATTGTGGACTGGGGCAATGCTCATATGCAG GGCACTAGATCCACTGGTCCTACCATCTGAGGCCAGCCAGGCTGTGAAGCAACGGCTGCTGAATTTTGTGAGATCTTTGTCAACAGTGATTTCATTTGCTTACTGTTTATCAAG CTTTATTCAACAAGCACAAAAATTCTTTTTGGAGGCAAATGACTCCAGTGATTCAAGAAAT GTGGGATTTGACTTTGCTGGGAAAGCTGTATATACTGCTGTATGGGTTGCTGCAGTGTCATTGTTCATGGAGTTGCTAGGTTTCTCCACACAGAGGTGGTTAACTGCTGGTGGTTTGGGCACAGTATTGCTCACTCTTGCAGGTCGCGAG ATATTCACAAACTTCCTGTCGAGTATAATGATCCATGCAACTCGGCCATTTATTATGAATGAGTGGATTCAAACAAAGATTGAAGGATATGAGGTTTCTGGTACAGTTGAG CATGTAGGATGGTGGTCACCAACAATTGTGAGAGGTGATGATCGGGAAGCAGTTCATATTCCCAATCATAAGTTCACTGTAAATGTTGTGAGAAATCTGACTCAGAAATCTCATTGGCGCATCAAGAGCTACATTGCTATCAGTCACTTGGATGTTAACAAAATTAAT AATATTGTAGCTGATATGCGGAAGGTTTTGGCAAAAAATCCTCAAGTAGAGCAACAAAAGTTGCATAGGAGGGTTTTTCTGGAGAATGTCAATCCGGAAAATCAGGCTCTTATG ATATTAATATCTTGCTTTGTGAAAACTTCACATTTTGAAGAGTACCTCTGTGTTAAG GAGGCAATTCTCTTGGATCTTCTTAGAGTTGTCACTCATCATCGAGCTCGGCTAGCCACTCCCATTCGTACAGTTCAGAAAATATACAGTGAGGCTGACTCGGAAAATATACCTTTTGGGGACACTATTTTCACTCGATCCAGAGCAGCAGGAAATCGCCCATACCTCCTTATAGAACCGCCATATAAAGTTAATGGTGAGGATAAACCTAAGCCTTCAGCTCGTTCGACTCGTCCAAATGAGGAAAAAGATGCCAAAGTTGATGAAACCTTGATGTCTGACCCCAAAGGAGATGAGAATTCAGTGGTGACATCAACCACCTCACCTGGTGTAAGCTCCAAGGATAAATCCAAGACAGCTTCTGAAGCCCAGAGTCAGAATCTGGGTTCTAATGGTTCAGTTGAGAAGACCTCCAAAACCTTGCAGCCCAAAAAGGAAAATGCAAATGCAGGAAAGGGAGCAACAGTTCCCCTATCGAAAAACCTTGCACAAAGTGCTGTGCCCGAAACTTCTCCGGTGACTTCACATGAGTCTAGCAAGGGAGACACAACTTCTGCTAGTCCTTCACCGATGAAGCAAGATGAAGAGAAATCTGCTGTGTCCTCACCTTCAATTAGGCCTTCTTTGGAAGATAATATCCTCCTTGGTGTTGCTCTCGAAGGTTCAAAACGAACTCTACCAATCGAGGAAGAAATGACTCCCCTTCCTATCCCTGGAGAGTCGCAAGAATTTGCTGTCCAAAGGAATGGGAGTGGACCTCCTGCTACCAAGGATAAGAAGGATCCTAAGCAGAATGATTAG
- the LOC112706244 gene encoding O-fucosyltransferase 31 translates to MKLHLFDQLNHSQRSALAAVSVILFPYFFPNLFQPLGRASPSMFSEWNAPRPMHVDLLEGALQRQTPVELQTSLWSPLEFQGWKRCIEPPKSPSLPKKSRGYIQVFLDGGLNQQKMGICDAVAVAKILNVTLVVPHFEVNPVWQDSSSFADIFDVDHFIDVLRDDVSIVKELPSDYSWSTRQYYATGIRATRIKTAPVQATADWYIENVLPVLQSYGIAAIAPFSHRLTFNNLPSDIQRLRCKVNFEALTFVPHVKELGETIVHRLRQTPSINQAKGNNYMVEGTDEFIKQQIGKYVVLHLRFDKDMAAHSACDFGGGKAEKLALAKYRQVIWQGRVLKAQFTDEELRNQGRCPLTPEEIGLLLAALGFNNKTRLYLASHKVYGGEARIASLSKLFPLMEDKRSLISAEELAKVNGKASLLAAVDYYVSMHSDIFISASPGNMHNALVGHRAYMNLKTIRPNMGLLGQLFQNKSIGWPEFQRTVLDGHRNRQGQIRLRKEKQSIYTYPAPDCMCKA, encoded by the exons ATGAAGCTTCACTTGTTCGATCAACTCAACCACTCTCAAAGATCAGCTCTTGCTGCAGTTTCCGTTATTCTATTCCcctatttctttcccaacttgtTCCAACCTTTGGGTCGCGCTTCTCCTTCTATGTTCTCT GAATGGAATGCTCCAAGGCCTATGCATGTGGATTTGCTTGAGGGTGCTTTGCAACGCCAAACT CCTGTGGAACTTCAAACTAGTCTCTGGTCTCCTTTGGAATTCCAAGGATGGAAACGTTGTATTGAGCCTCCAAAATCACCTT CATTACCCAAAAAGTCTCGGGGTTATATCCAGGTTTTCCTTGATGGAGGTTTGAACCAGCAGAAGATGGGG ATATGCGATGCTGTTGCTGTTGCTAAGATTTTGAATGTTACATTGGTGGTTCCACATTTTGAAGTTAATCCTGTTTGGCAAGATTCAAG TTCATTTGCCGATATATTTGATGTAGATCACTTCATTGACGTCCTCCGTGATGACGTCTCAATTGTGAAAGAACTTCCTAGTGACTATTCATGGAGCACAAGGCAATACTATGCCACAGGCATAAGAGCTACTAGAATTAAAACAGCACCAGTTCAAGCCACTGCTGACTGGTACATAGAAAATGTCTTGCCTGTACTTCAGAG TTACGGGATTGCTGCTATTGCACCATTCTCTCATCGCTTGACATTCAACAACTTGCCATCAGACATCCAGCGTCTCCGCTGTAAGGTCAACTTTGAAGCATTGACCTTTGTTCCACATGTCAAGGAGTTAGGAGAAACCATTGTTCATCGCCTTCGACAGACTCCTAGCATCAACCAAGCAAAGGGGAATAACTATATGGTGGAGGGAACTGATGAATTTATAAAACAGCAAATTGGGAAGTATGTTGTGTTGCATCTGCGTTTTGACAAG GATATGGCTGCTCATTCAGCCTGTGACTTTGGTGGGGGTAAAGCTGAGAAACTTGCTCTAGCTAAGTACAGGCAGGTGATTTGGCAGGGAAGGGTGTTGAAAGCTCAATTCACCGATGAAGAGTTAAGAAATCAGGGGCGTTGCCCGCTGACTCCTGAAGAGATCGGATTGCTTCTGGCAGCTTTGGGGTTCAACAATAAAACACGGCTTTATCTCGCTTCCCACAAG GTTTATGGTGGAGAAGCTAGGATAGCATCTTTAAGCAAATTGTTTCCACTGATGGAAGATAAGAGGAGTCTAATCTCCGCTGAGGAACTGGCCAAGGTTAATGGAAAGGCATCGCTATTAGCTGCTGTTGATTATTATGTGAGCATGCACAGTGACATCTTCATTTCTGCTTCTCCTGGCAATATGCACAATGCTCTG GTGGGACACCGTGCTTATATGAATCTGAAGACTATCAGGCCAAACATGGGGCTATTGGGGCAGCTATTTCAGAACAAAAGCATAGGCTGGCCAGAATTTCAGCGCACAGTTCTTGATGGACATAGAAATAGACAAGGCCAGATAAGATTAAGAAAAGAGAAGCAATCAATTTATACATACCCTGCTCCTGATTGCATGTGTAAAGCTTAA
- the LOC112706245 gene encoding mechanosensitive ion channel protein 2, chloroplastic isoform X3: protein MKSAAVFLTRSQETFSGNPVLLRLIPALGIIAFAVCGLEPLIRLGRVLILQRTDSTWKKSSSRYIVTSYFQPLLLWTGAMLICRALDPLVLPSEASQAVKQRLLNFVRSLSTVISFAYCLSSFIQQAQKFFLEANDSSDSRNVGFDFAGKAVYTAVWVAAVSLFMELLGFSTQRWLTAGGLGTVLLTLAGREIFTNFLSSIMIHATRPFIMNEWIQTKIEGYEVSGTVEHVGWWSPTIVRGDDREAVHIPNHKFTVNVVRNLTQKSHWRIKSYIAISHLDVNKINNIVADMRKVLAKNPQVEQQKLHRRVFLENVNPENQALMILISCFVKTSHFEEYLCVKEAILLDLLRVVTHHRARLATPIRTVQKIYSEADSENIPFGDTIFTRSRAAGNRPYLLIEPPYKVNGEDKPKPSARSTRPNEEKDAKVDETLMSDPKGDENSVVTSTTSPGVSSKDKSKTASEAQSQNLGSNGSVEKTSKTLQPKKENANAGKGATVPLSKNLAQSAVPETSPVTSHESSKGDTTSASPSPMKQDEEKSAVSSPSIRPSLEDNILLGVALEGSKRTLPIEEEMTPLPIPGESQEFAVQRNGSGPPATKDKKDPKQND, encoded by the exons ATGAAATCTGCTGCTGTATTTTTAACAAG GTCGCAGGAGACTTTTAGTGGGAACCCTGTTTTGCTTCGATTGATCCCAGCACTTGGTATCATTGCCTTTGCTGTTTGTGGCCTTGAACCACTCATACGTCTTGGCAGAGTTCTTATTCTTCAA AGAACTGACAGTACTTGGAAGAAAAGTAGCTCCAGATATATCGTGACATCTTACTTCCAGCCTTTGCTATTGTGGACTGGGGCAATGCTCATATGCAG GGCACTAGATCCACTGGTCCTACCATCTGAGGCCAGCCAGGCTGTGAAGCAACGGCTGCTGAATTTTGTGAGATCTTTGTCAACAGTGATTTCATTTGCTTACTGTTTATCAAG CTTTATTCAACAAGCACAAAAATTCTTTTTGGAGGCAAATGACTCCAGTGATTCAAGAAAT GTGGGATTTGACTTTGCTGGGAAAGCTGTATATACTGCTGTATGGGTTGCTGCAGTGTCATTGTTCATGGAGTTGCTAGGTTTCTCCACACAGAGGTGGTTAACTGCTGGTGGTTTGGGCACAGTATTGCTCACTCTTGCAGGTCGCGAG ATATTCACAAACTTCCTGTCGAGTATAATGATCCATGCAACTCGGCCATTTATTATGAATGAGTGGATTCAAACAAAGATTGAAGGATATGAGGTTTCTGGTACAGTTGAG CATGTAGGATGGTGGTCACCAACAATTGTGAGAGGTGATGATCGGGAAGCAGTTCATATTCCCAATCATAAGTTCACTGTAAATGTTGTGAGAAATCTGACTCAGAAATCTCATTGGCGCATCAAGAGCTACATTGCTATCAGTCACTTGGATGTTAACAAAATTAAT AATATTGTAGCTGATATGCGGAAGGTTTTGGCAAAAAATCCTCAAGTAGAGCAACAAAAGTTGCATAGGAGGGTTTTTCTGGAGAATGTCAATCCGGAAAATCAGGCTCTTATG ATATTAATATCTTGCTTTGTGAAAACTTCACATTTTGAAGAGTACCTCTGTGTTAAG GAGGCAATTCTCTTGGATCTTCTTAGAGTTGTCACTCATCATCGAGCTCGGCTAGCCACTCCCATTCGTACAGTTCAGAAAATATACAGTGAGGCTGACTCGGAAAATATACCTTTTGGGGACACTATTTTCACTCGATCCAGAGCAGCAGGAAATCGCCCATACCTCCTTATAGAACCGCCATATAAAGTTAATGGTGAGGATAAACCTAAGCCTTCAGCTCGTTCGACTCGTCCAAATGAGGAAAAAGATGCCAAAGTTGATGAAACCTTGATGTCTGACCCCAAAGGAGATGAGAATTCAGTGGTGACATCAACCACCTCACCTGGTGTAAGCTCCAAGGATAAATCCAAGACAGCTTCTGAAGCCCAGAGTCAGAATCTGGGTTCTAATGGTTCAGTTGAGAAGACCTCCAAAACCTTGCAGCCCAAAAAGGAAAATGCAAATGCAGGAAAGGGAGCAACAGTTCCCCTATCGAAAAACCTTGCACAAAGTGCTGTGCCCGAAACTTCTCCGGTGACTTCACATGAGTCTAGCAAGGGAGACACAACTTCTGCTAGTCCTTCACCGATGAAGCAAGATGAAGAGAAATCTGCTGTGTCCTCACCTTCAATTAGGCCTTCTTTGGAAGATAATATCCTCCTTGGTGTTGCTCTCGAAGGTTCAAAACGAACTCTACCAATCGAGGAAGAAATGACTCCCCTTCCTATCCCTGGAGAGTCGCAAGAATTTGCTGTCCAAAGGAATGGGAGTGGACCTCCTGCTACCAAGGATAAGAAGGATCCTAAGCAGAATGATTAG